Genomic DNA from Streptomyces venezuelae:
TCGGCCTGCGCGAGATCGACGTGAACAAGCTCGACAAGCGCAACTGGATCAACGACCACTTCGCCTACACCCACGGCTACGGAATGGTTGCCGCCAAGGGCACGGAGACGAAGAAGGGCTCCAAGGGCGCCCCGGCGTTCACCGAGTCGGGTCTGCCGACCAACGGCGAGCTCGGCGAGTACGAGCAGCGGATCTACTACGGCGAGAAGACCACCCAGTACTCGATCGTCGGCGGGCCCCAGAAGGAGCTCGACTACGAGGAGAACGGCGGCGGTCAGAAGACGTACAGCTACAAGGGCGACAGCGGCGTCAACCTCTCCAACCCGATCAACCGCGCGGCTTACGCGGTGTCGTTCGGAGAGCCGCAGATCCTCTACTCCGGAGCCATCGGCGACGGTTCGCGGATCCTGTACAACCGCACCCCGAAGGAGCGCGTCGAAGCGGTCGCCCCCTGGCTGACCATCGACGGCGACGTCTACCCGACGGTGGTCGACGGCCGCATCCAGTGGGTCGTCGACGCCTACACCACGAGCAACGGCTATCCGTACGCCTCGCGGACGACGCTCGGGGACACCACGGCGGACTCCTTGTCGCAGGCCGACAGCCAGCGCACGGTGATCGCCCAGCAGAACCAGGTCAACTACATCCGCAACTCGGTGAAGGCGACCGTCGACGCGTACACCGGTGACGTCAAGCTCTACACCTGGGACGAGCAGGACCCGGTCCTGAAGACCTGGAAGAAGGCGTTCCCGGGGACCGTCAAGGACAAGAGCGACATCCCGCCGAAGCTCATGGACCACCTGCGCTACCCGCAGGACATGTTCAAGGTGCAGCGCGAACTGCTCACGAAGTACCACGTCACGGACCCCGGCCAGTTCTACAACGCGAGTGACGCCTGGCAGGTGCCGAACGACCCGACGAAGAAGGACGACAGCGCGGTCCCGCCGTACTACCTGTCCATGAAGTCGCCGGGCCAGACGCAGCAGCAGTTCTCCCTGACGACGACGTTCACCCCGAGCGAGCGGCCCAACCTGCGGGCGTTCATGACGGTCGACGCCGACGCCAGAAGCAAGAACTACGGCAAGATGCAGCTGCTCAGAGTCCAGGGCGACGTCGACGGCCCGGAACAGGTGCAGAACAAGCTGAACTCCATGACGGAAGTCGGCAACTTCGTCCGTGACATGAAGGGCGCCGACTCCGACGTCCTCTACGGCAATCTGCTGACCGTGCCGCTGGACGACGGCTTCCTGTACGTCGAACCCGTCTACGTACAGGGACGCAAGTCGGCGTATCCCCTTCTGAAGAAGGTCGCCGTGTCGTACGGCACGGAGACAGCCTTCGCGGACACCCTCGGCGAGGGCCTGAACCAGGTCTTCAGCACGGAGGGGGCCACGAAGCCACCGGCCGACCAGGACGGCGACGAGCCGACCAAGCCACCGAAGACGAACGATCCGACGGTGCAGGCGGCCCTCGACGACGCGCAGACGGCGTTCGAGGACGGTGAGAAGGCCATGAAGGAAGGCGACTGGAAGAAGTACGGCGAGGCGCAGGACCGCCTCCAGGAGGCCCTCGAACGGGCCGAGGAGGCTTCGCAGAAGGCCGCCGACAAGAAGGACGCGGAGAAGGACGCGGAGAAGGACGCGGAGAAGGACGCAGGTCAGAAGGGTGACCGGAGCGGCTAGCGAGTGGTGAAGCGGCCACCCCGCGCCGTGGTACGGTTTGAACACAACGGCGCGGGGTGGAGCAGCTCGGTAGCTCGCTGGGCTCATAACCCAGAGGTCGCAGGTTCAAATCCTGTCCCCGCTACTGCAAGGTGAAGGCCCGGATCCTTACGGATCCGGGCCTTCGTCGTGTGTACCGGTGCCTGACGTGTGCGGGCGTCCTGTGCGCGTGCGGGTGTCCTATGCCAAGAAATGTGAACGGTGCTCGGTCGGGGGAGAGTTGGGGGATCTGTGTTTGACTTATCTCTCTGTGGGCATGTCGACAAAACGCTGAAGTGACCTCACTGGCTGCGGTATACCAGATGTACCCAGGTTGCAGGTGGTGCGACGATGGACGTTATGGGGGACAAGGCAACTCTGTTGGAGACAGGGCGGTTTGTGCAGCCGGCCGACCGGGAGGATCCCGGGGCGGCCGCCGAGGAGATGCGCCACCGGCTGGCCGCCGAGGCCGGCGACGTGGACGCGATGAGCGTTCTCGGAAGCCTTCTGCTGCGCCGCGGTGATCTAGACGGTGCCGAATCTCTGCTGCGCGCGGCGACCGCCGAGGGCGACCGCGCCGCCGCCAACAACCTCGGAGTCCTCCTGCACCAGCGCGGGTACGCCGACGAGGCCGCCGGCTGGTGGCGGGTCGCCGCCGTCGCCGGATCCGCCGCGGCCGCGCACGCGCTCGGCCGGCACCACCGCGAGCGCGGTGACGAGCCCGCAGCCGAGTACTGGCTGCGCCAGTCCGCCGAGCAGGGCCACACCCTCGGGGCCTACGC
This window encodes:
- a CDS encoding UPF0182 family protein, which codes for MPDRGGGPTGPRIRVGRPSRRVRTLLMTLGVLAVLAMAFVMFSGFWTDWLWYRSVNYSSVFTTTLWTKIGLFFVFGLLMAAAVGVNIWLAHRLRPPLSAMSMEQQSLDRYRMGIAPYKKWLLIGVTALVGLIAGASAAGQWRTWLLWVNGVSFGQKDPQFHMDVSFFAFDLPWYRFLLGFGFAATVLSLVAAALTHYLYGGLRITSPGARATAAATGHLSVLLGVFVSLKAIAYWLDRYGLAVKSSDFKATDNWTGLKYVDANAYLPAKTILFCIAVICAILFFATLWRRTWQLPVIGFGLMVLSAILIGGLYPAIVQKFQVQPNEQAKEAPYIEKNIEATRHAYGINGVKPEEYKGAGKVDEDPKKKREDADTAANYRLNDPNIVSPTFQQLEQERSYYQFPKTLDVDRYNGQDTIVGLREIDVNKLDKRNWINDHFAYTHGYGMVAAKGTETKKGSKGAPAFTESGLPTNGELGEYEQRIYYGEKTTQYSIVGGPQKELDYEENGGGQKTYSYKGDSGVNLSNPINRAAYAVSFGEPQILYSGAIGDGSRILYNRTPKERVEAVAPWLTIDGDVYPTVVDGRIQWVVDAYTTSNGYPYASRTTLGDTTADSLSQADSQRTVIAQQNQVNYIRNSVKATVDAYTGDVKLYTWDEQDPVLKTWKKAFPGTVKDKSDIPPKLMDHLRYPQDMFKVQRELLTKYHVTDPGQFYNASDAWQVPNDPTKKDDSAVPPYYLSMKSPGQTQQQFSLTTTFTPSERPNLRAFMTVDADARSKNYGKMQLLRVQGDVDGPEQVQNKLNSMTEVGNFVRDMKGADSDVLYGNLLTVPLDDGFLYVEPVYVQGRKSAYPLLKKVAVSYGTETAFADTLGEGLNQVFSTEGATKPPADQDGDEPTKPPKTNDPTVQAALDDAQTAFEDGEKAMKEGDWKKYGEAQDRLQEALERAEEASQKAADKKDAEKDAEKDAEKDAGQKGDRSG